The DNA window GCACCATTACCATGTTGAGAACCCCTTGTTCTCATCCTATACAATATTTgtgattttcagatgcaggtcaggCAGCACCTCGCTGAAGCATTATGGGAGCTTTTGAAAGCAAAGATTCTTTGGTCTTTTGGGATTctaatgtgtatatatatgtatatatgctcTGTTCGGTTTTAACTTCGCGAACcggattaaaatttttgctatCTGTATCTTGAAacctttttgtatatatatactttcATGCTTATTTTACTCTTATCTAGCTTTATTACGTTTATCGCTTACATGAGTGATGCGCTTTTCTGTTTAACACTTTGCTTAAAACATTCTttcaaaggctcctagataAACCTTCTTTTCAactatattatgtatatttatattctattttttagaggtcgtagtgCCTCGCCACTTCTGTTTTACATCTTAtgtgtaaagctctgtgtggtagggtgttacatcttGTGCTCTGTTTAGACTACCGGAGAGTATCTCTGCACAAAGAATGAACAGGTATGGGAAATCTGGTCCCCCTGCCTTACTCCTCTCCCTGGTTGAAAGACTTTTCCTAGCACCCCATTCAGTAATATAGAGAAGGGTTGTACTCACACATCTCCAAATTAGTTTGAACTCACCTGTCCAGAATCCCATAGAGATTAAGACTTCTCTTAAGAAATTTCATTCGActctatcataaaatttttccATGTCTATTTTCATCCCCACATACCCTTGATTTTCCCTATCTTCTTCATGTAATGGAAGATATCAAATGCAACCAAACTATTATCTGTAATAAGCTTTTCGGGAACAAATGTGCTATGATTTTTACCTACAATCTGAAGTAGGATTCTCTTTAGTCTATTCGCCATTGTCTTGGTAGTTATCTTCATGATCACGTTACATAATGAGATAGGCCTGAACTCCTTTGTATGCTTTGGTTTAGCTACCTTGGGTATCATATAGATGTAGGTGTGGTTAATCGGTTTTAGATCAACACCTTCATTAATAATCTTGAGCACTATTCTAGTTACTTCTTCCCTACTACAGGCCACATATTTTGGTAAAACAGGGCTGGCATACCATATGGCCTTTGTCGGATGCATTTGTTGGAGATCTTGCACCACTTCCTCTCTAGAGAAATCCTTATTTAGAAATTGGAACTTCTCTTCATGTATTCAGCTTCCGACAACTTCACATATTTCTGTTTCTCTCACTGTCTCCTTCGATGAAAAaagtaattcaaaaaaaattcctcATCAAACGTTCAATTTTTTCCTCATCTTCAAACTTTCTTCTCGCATCATCTATTATCGCTTCgatcttatttcttctttttctttgagatGCTTTCTGGTGAAAATACTTCGTGTTTCTATTACCATGTATTAGCCAATTGTCTCTAGATCTTTGTGACCATCAACTTTTCTTCAGTTTTAATAATTCATCCAGTTTAGCTTCTAATTTTTTGGTATTTCTCAAAACCTCTTCGATTTGCGGGATTGAGTGTAAATGAGCTACTTCCTTTTGTTCTTCTCTAATCTTCTTTGGAATATTTCAGAAATTTTCTTCTCACATCTGTCCAGCCTTTTTCTGCATTGtcctaacttttttttaaacgtTCCTATGTTATTTCTCCAAGATTCTTCAACAACCTTGTAACACTCTTCATTCGATAACCAAATCTCCTCAAACTTGAAACGGTGCTcgcttctccttcttctccccTTTTTGCCTTGTGAGTCTATTAGAATTGGACTGTGGTCTGATTTGAACTTTCCCAAGTGTTGGACTGTTGTCATTGGAAAGAGTTCTTTCCATTTTACATTCGTTAGGGCCCTATCCAAACGTTCGGGCCCTATCCAAATGTTCTTGGATGTTCCTATCACCCGATTGCCCATTTGACCACATAAATGGATGACCATCAAAATCTGGGTCAGTAAGCTATTTGATTGTATGGCCTCTACGAAGCTCTCTACTTGAGATAGCACAACTaggtttcttcctctcttctcatTTTGATTTAACATCTGATTAAAATCTCCGAAAATAATTTAAGATAGTCTAGAATTACATCCAAACgcatttaaaatatttcaacTAACCTTTTTGTTTTGGCTTTCCGGAGATCCATAGAAGTCAATGAGTTTCCACTTTAGATCGCTATCCTTCTCAGTTACCTCTGTATCTATGTTATGTCCCTTTTTTTTCTAGGTATACGACCTTGCCAAATTTTGCACCCAAATACACCATATTAAAAAACTCCATAATTGTTGCTTGAACTAAGCACGAATGTAACTATATTTCTAAGTTGTAACACTACAAATGCTGATGTCGCCCCAAGTGGATCTGCTGGTGAGACTTGCCAAATTAGAATGGGTATGACCTGTTAGGACTTGAAAATTGAAGTTACAAACTTCAGTCTACGGGTGAATGTGGATCGGATATAGCTAAAATCTCAATCTGATCTGCTCTAAAATAATTGGATCGAATCAGATCTAATATCcgcatttttttttatcttggaTCCGATTCGATCGGCACATTTACAGATCGGATAAGATATCGAAAATATccacaaaatataaaagtactttttaaaagcttatttttatttaaaaaatgaataaaatctgtttttctattcttttaaacatgtttacttttaaaataatattaaatatattttttaaataataaaaataaaataatacaacatatataataattattagttgaaataaaacataaaataatatttatttatttatttttattgatacgTAAATATACAGATATTTCcataaaatttacaatttaatTCTCCATCTAATAATTTTGTAGATCAGATTTATATCCATATtcattttcaaatcaattttagaTAAAGTGAAAAATcagatttattaaataatttgactaatttaactaaattttcatataataaCGGTTAACTTCACATCGTTTTCACTTTTCACCCGTAACGTGAAAACGGCGAATATGCAAATCCCATCCATGAACACCCATCACaccagaaaagaaaagaaaaaaattttgcagACTTCCACTCCCTACTATATCGTAGCTCAGCCTCCATTTTCTTATCTTTCCTCACCCCTCCGCTCAACACACACCGCCAGTCTCCGCAACTCCACCGTCGGCGGTCGCTCCACCTtcacttgtttttttttttctattgatGCTTCTGAGTTGGTAAAATATCTTTCGCCATGAGGCTGATCAAAAGGGTTTTCCCTTCAAACCCTCTCTTCTTCAGATTACTCTCATCTTATTCCCATTATTCTACTTATTCCTCCTCTTTCTCCATTTTCAACCCTAATTCACTgccactgtcttcttcttcttcttttgcttccTCCTCCAACTTCGACTTGTTCAGTGCTCCATGGTCCACACTTCAATCCCGCGGAATCAAAGTCTCAGCTTCTGATGTAAGCCATTTTCTCCACTTCATTGATCATTCATATAAGTTAATAAATAACaatttgtgtgtgtgtgtgtgtttttctgtccAGGTTAGAGTCGGGAACATCATTGAAAAGCAAGGTTAGGTTTTTCCTTTTGAATTCATTCATTAATTAGTTGGTTAGCTAGTTAGTTCCTTACTTACAAGTTCGATTGGTTTGCTTTGCTTTGATTCCAGGGCGCTTTTTTGAGGTACCTATGAATTGCTCGAATAGCTTAAACTCGTTGTCAATTAGTTTGTATTCCTTCATTTGAATCTGAATATTGTTTATCCAAAAGTCACTCACCTCTTTTGACTTATTTGTTGTTAACATCATCAGGTTCTTAAAGCTGATCATGCTCATGAAGGAAGAGGAAAAGCTACAATAaaggtttatttatttattcttaaatttcttctttctttgctcTTTGACTCGACGATGCAAAATCATTTTCCCCTCACCCAGGAGTTGAGTTGGATTTCAATTCcttttatttgaattctttAGTTTGAGATAAACTAGtaatttacaaaatcaaattcaattcttCGGTTGTACataatgaatttaatttcttgtcatgATATATTTATGCCAATTTTTATTAGTCAAGGGTACATGGTTAAAgaaaatcttatttttgtttGGTTTGCCATTGGCAGATGCCTTACTTATTCATGCTGTTGTTATTGGATATAGTTTCTAATTCCATGCCTAACCGAAAATTTTGTACTGTTTCTTATAATAGGTGGAGCTTCGTGACATTGCCCAGGGGAACAAGGTAACACATCGAATGAATACAGATGATAATATTGAAAGTATGTCCTCATTATATGGaatatttcaaatttgaatttctaaTGTAGCTGTCATATATTTAGTAATGTAGTCATTAATCCACATATCACTCTTGGTTTTTGTTTGTGTTATGGCTAGGACAGTTTATGCCTGATGTATTTGACTCAATTCTTTTTTGTGGTTGCAAATCATATATTGTTGCAGGAGCTTTTGTTAATGAAAAGACCTTCATGTATATGTGCATGGATCATGATGGAACTGTAGTTCTAATGGAGTGAGTTCTTATCCGATTCATCCTTGTGTGCTGTCATGGTGTCATGATATGATGTTAGGTTCAACCTTCAGGATGAGAAAAGTTGATTAATATGGTTTCTCTTTCTAATTGTGGTCAGCCCTAATACCTTTGATCAGATAGAAGTTTCCAGAGACTTATTCGGCAAAAATGCTTCGTATCTACAAGGTGGATAAAAGCTACTACTGATCCATCACTTATTACTGCTCTTTCTCTATCAATTTATATGGAAAACGCCAAA is part of the Arachis duranensis cultivar V14167 chromosome 1, aradu.V14167.gnm2.J7QH, whole genome shotgun sequence genome and encodes:
- the LOC107479625 gene encoding uncharacterized protein LOC107479625; this translates as MRLIKRVFPSNPLFFRLLSSYSHYSTYSSSFSIFNPNSLPLSSSSSFASSSNFDLFSAPWSTLQSRGIKVSASDVRVGNIIEKQGRFFEVLKADHAHEGRGKATIKVELRDIAQGNKVTHRMNTDDNIERAFVNEKTFMYMCMDHDGTVVLMDPNTFDQIEVSRDLFGKNASYLQGEMKVKVQFFDEKPLSASVPKRVTCTVKEGIAATPRNKKVVLENGIIVEVPPHIVAGDAIVINTEDDSYMERAKA